From the genome of Planctomycetia bacterium:
TAGCGCCATAGCGCGGGTTGCCAGCAGGCCTGGAAGATACTGCATACTTCTCGCAGAACATGATGGTGTTGGTCATGCCATCAGGAATGGTGGAAGGGAATACCGCGCCCAGGTCGCCAAAGACCTGCCAGTTGGCGGCATAGCTGGTCAAGCCCCATTTGGTATTGCTGGTGCCGGTGGTGGCCCAGGGTGGAATGGGATTGCCGGTGCCTGATGCTGACCACCAGGATGGCATGGCGCTGGTGAGATCGAATACGCCATCGCCGAAGGATCGATCCAGCGGGGCTTTGAAGATTTTCAGCACATAGGAGCGGGCAACATCTGGCCCCAGTTTGTAGATGTTGTCTGCTTCGATATAAGGCAGCAGGTGATAGAACACTGAGCCTTGCACACCCGTGGGGTTTGGCAGCATAGCAGGGTAGGAGCCGAACATCGGCGGGGTTTTCTTGTAGTCGCCATGGGCATTGTGCACGGCGATGCCGAGTTGTCGCAGGTTGCTGAGCGAAATCATCTGATCTGATGCAGCACGCACGCGCTGTATGGCAGGCAGCAGCATGGCCATGAGCAGAACAATGATGGCGATCACTACCAATAGTTCGATCAAGGTAAATGCAGATCGTTTGGAGGACATGGCAGATCCTTTGCGTTGAGTTAAAGAAGATAAAGGGGCAAATACGGGAAACGGAGGACATTCAGTCGCGATGGTGGAACGTTTCAGAAAGCACAGGAGAGATAGGATACACAGACTTCATTGCATCGCGATATACCGGTCACGCCGACACATGGAGCACTAAACTCAGGTGAAGCCCATCCGCATGGCGACGCGCGATAATGGTCGCTTTGAAGATGCCAGATGTGATGTGCAAATTGGCTTCATGTATTCGCACTGAGAGTCGATTCAATAATTACCCATCATAGTGCTGTTAAATCTTCATGCAACAGCTCCATGATGCAAATAAGCAAAATCGCTCTCTCAGAATTTTCATATTCAGAGAGCGAACGAATTGTCGGAAGAATGGAATCAGTAACTCAACAGACAGTACAACTCGTAGCCTGGAAGTTTTCCTGCACCTTCCAGGAACGAGAGCTCGATGAGGAAGGCGCAGCCTGCGACTTTGCCTTTAGCCTGCTCAACGAGTTTGCAGGCGGCCTGCATGGTGCCGCCAGTTGCCAGCACATCATCCACCAGCAGCACATGATCGCCGGGCTTGATGGCATCAACATGCATATGCAACGACGCTGAGCCATACTCGAGATCGTAGCTGTAGGATGTTGTGGCGTAAGGCAGCTTGCCAGGCTTGCGCAGTGGGATGAGTGGTTTCTTCAGCAGATAAGCGAGCGGAGCGGCGAGGAGAAAGCCACGAGCCTCGGCAGCAGCGATGGCATCGACCTTGGTGTGCTGATATTTCTTCGCTAGTTGTTCGACAGCAAAGCTGAAGGCTTCGGGGTTGCTGAGAAGTGGGGTGATATCTTTGAACAGAATGCCTGGCTTGGGGAAATCCTGAACGTCGCGAACAAAGTGTTTCAAATCCACGCTGATTCTCCGCCCGGGCTTTGTAACTTAACTCCATCAGACTAGCAAGCCACGAGAGCATTGCAACCATGAGTCTCCAAATACGACAAGCTGTCGTTTCCGATGCAGAAGTCATTGCAGACTTCAACAGTCGCCTGGCGATGGAGAGCGAAGGGAAAACGCTCGATCAAAAAACTTTGTTGCCGGGTGTACAGGCCTTGCTCCAGGATGCCAACAAGGGAATTTACTACCTGGCTTGCGATGAAGCTGGTGAAGCGATTGGCCAGATCATGCATACCTATGAATGGAGCGATTGGCGGAACGGCTGGTTCTGGTGGATTCAAAGTGTGTATGTGGTTGCGGAGCATCGGGGTAGGGGAGTATTCACCACGTTGTTCGAACATGTCAGAGAGCAAGCCAGGCGGCAAGGCAATGTGATTGGCATTCGTCTTTATGTGGAGGATAACAATACCCGGGCGCACAAGGTGTATGAACGAACCGGTTTTGAGAGTGCAGGCTATTTTGTGTTGGAGTGCGGAGTGTAATTATGGAGTATACTTTGAGCTTGAGCAACCACTAGGAGCGCGGGATGGACTGGGAGAGGTGGAGCCATCTGATTTTTTTTGCGCGACTTTGCTGATAGTCTTTGTCGGGTTCGTTGCAGTTTATTTCGTCCAGAGTTACAGGATTGATCGGCAGCTTGTCCAAGTCGAAGCATTATGCAAGGAATCACTGGAAGAGGGATACCTGAAGTCCGTAGATGTTGCAGAGCGGCATCCGAAATGGGTCGAGCCACAGATTTTTGCATGTCAGCTGGCTGTAAACACAGGCCGATATGCCGTGGCAGAAGATCATGGCCGAAAAGCCATCCAACTCCTCCAGGGGGAAGTTGTCCGGGTGACCTCGTGCTTCGATGCCGGTCGGAAAGAAGACAAGGATCTGTCAAGCGTGAAATATGAAAAGTTTCTTTTGATACTGGTGGAAGATTTGATTGCGCGGGCTGCGGTACTGGCGTGTTACACAAACTATGATTATGAAGGTGCGTTACAGCGCTGCGATGATTTTAATTCAGCGAGCAAGTCGTATAAGAGCCTGGTTGACGCCTGGCGTGCTCATTTCTGCATGCTCCTAGGCAGGTATGACGAGGCGGAGCAGCATTTGGAAAATGCCAGGCGTAAGGATATCAAGGGCGTCCAGTACCTGGCCATCCAGGGGCACTGGCATCTGATTCATGGCGATCCCAAGTCAGCGGTCGAGTACTATCTGAAACATGGTGATCGTAAGAGCCTGGCTGAGGACTTTGTCCACATCAAGGCTGTGTTCGGAATAGATGAACCAAGTTGGTGATGCTCAACCGGGCACAACTTCAAACAACTCAATGGCAGGCTGCAGGTCGCAGTAGAGAATGCCCAGGCGGCCATAGGCTGGGGTGTTATTCTTGAAGCCTTGCCAGTGCAAATGTTCAAATCGTACATAGTTAGTGACTTCAATATGGCGCAATACTTCATGATGGATAAGCACATGCCCCAGTGGCGTATCTTCTCTCAGTATGGCTTGCTGCACTTCGGGCTCCAGCATATGGAGGTGAATGCGGACAATGCCTCCCTGAACTACCCGGTCTGATCCAACAGGAAGCAGAAGAATCTGTCGAGCATACCACTCAGGGGACTGTTGACGCTGCAAAACCTGCACGCGAATTTTGCACTGATGGTAGGATTCCATCGCCATGGTCATGTGCCGATCATGCACCAGCAATTGATGAAAGGGTTCGGGAACTGCAGTGGGGTCGATCAGTTGAAAAGGGGGCAATGGAACCGGTTGAGGCAGCGAGGCAAAGAGTGTTTCAAGCGATGGTCCCATGATCTGGAGTATTATATGGCTGTTTATATGAGTGATGGATGATGAACCTGCACCGATGGGCACCTGTTGAAAATGAAATGTGTTTCTTACTGTGACTTTGTCGCTCAACTGCGAATTGGCATTTACATTGAATTGAAAGTCACTAAGGTACTGCACTGACGATTAACGAGGATGAACTTATGAATAGCGATCAAGTAGACACGTTCTACATTGCTGATACTGACGAGGGAAACGTAGCACTTTCCAGAACGCCTCAGCAGACTGTTTCTTCAGATCCTTTGCAATTACTGGTGATAGAAGGTAAGGAGAATATCACACCTCCCAAGATGTTGATGACTCGCAGCGAGTTTAAGCAATGGCGATATCAACTGGAAGATGAGGGGTGTTATGTCGAGTTACGATTTGCATCGTAATTGAGTTGCACCTGATAAGAGAGCATGGTGGTAGAATGATTCTCCGCCATGCTGCCAGATTCATTACATTACACATGATGAAGTTGAACTAAATCTTTGTCGAGTATTGTGGCGTCTGCTCAGTTCGAATGAGTGACCAGTTGTGCAGTTTTCTCCATAATATGAATCAATGGATATTTCTGGAGCTTTGTCATGCGCTGGTATTTCACCCTGGCTGCGGTTATCTCTCTGGTCACTGTTCTTCAGGCAGCTGATTGGCCACAATGGCGTGGGCCTGAACGAACTGGCATATCTCAAGAGAAGAACCTGCTGCAGGAATGGAGCAAGGAAGGCCCGCCATTAGCCTGGAAATCCACTGGTCTGGGTACGGGTTACTCCTCGCCCACCATCGCCAATGGCCGGATTTACCTGCAGACCACCAGGGATAAAGTGGAATATTGTATTGCGTTGAACGAGCAGGACGGCAAGCAGATTTGGTCAACGGTCATCGGTAAAGTGGGCGCCAATCAGGGGCCGCAATATCCTGGAACTCGGGCAAGCGTCACGGTTGATACTGATCGGCTTTATTGCCTGGCTTCGGATGGAGAAATCTGCTGTCTGAGTGCAACAGATGGATCAATCAAATGGCAGAAGCATTGCCGAAAAGACTTTGAGGGCAAGCCAGGGCAGTGGGCGTACTCCGAATCGTTGCTGGTGGATGACGACAGGGTGATTTGTACGCCTGGCGGCGAGAGTGCGAGCATGGTTGCCTTGAACAAAATGACCGGTGAAGTGATCTGGAAATCAGCTATCCCGGAAATCGGCACAGCAGAATATTCATCCATCATGGCTGCGAATCTGTCAGGCAGCAGGCAGTACGTCACGTTTCTGCGCAAGGGGATTGTCGGAGTGGATGCAGTAACAGGTAAGTTAGTCTGGAAATATTCCAAAACGGTAGATATGGGTGCAAATATTCTCACTCCCATTATTCATGAGAATAAAGTCTTCTCCTCCGGTTCACGAACTGGTGGCGCCGTAGTGGAAATTGTGAAGCAAGGCGAGAATGTAAATGCGAAGGAAGTTTATTTTAACAATAAGCTGTCGCCGAGCATCGGCGGAGCAGTTCTGGTGGATGGACACCTGTATGGCAGCAACAGTCAGGGTGTTTTCTGTGCTGACTTTTCTACCGGCGAGATCAAGTGGTCGAACCGCAGCGTAGGCGCTTCATCAGTCTGCTATGCTGATGGCCGCGTTTATTTACGTGGACATACTACGGGTGAAATGGCGATCATTGAGCCGAATCCCCAAGCTTACACCGAGCACGGAAGATTCAAGCAGCCTGAACGGAGCAAGATTCAAGCATGGCCACACCCAGTCATTGCGAATGGATGTTTATACCTGCGTGATCAGGAGACGTTGCTTTGCTTCCGGGTAGCGAAATAGCAAGAGGCAAGCGATGGATTGCAGAATCTGCTTTCAGGAGCGTGTGAACTTATAGCAACATTTTGTGTCCGTCCATAGTATACTGAGACAGATATCTAGCACGAGTGGCGGAACTGGCAGACGCGCTGGACTTAGGATCCCGTCCCGAAAGGGGTAAGAGTTCAACTCTCTTCTCGTGCATTTCCCTATTATTCGCAGATATTTGCCTTTCTGCCCCATGCTCCATACCATTCTTTTGCCCCAAGGTGGGGGCAAGGTGGGGGCAGTAGGGGAGTAACACGGCAATGGCATGGATAGAGACGGATCGACACGGGGCATTCCAACTTTGCTTCCGCTTCCAAGGGCGGAAGTTCAAACGGTCTTTACAGACTAGGGATGTTCAGGAAGCTCAGGACATTTCTGGTGTGGCTGGGCAAACGCTTCGGAACATCAACCTCGGCATCCTCGAAATGCCAGACTGCGATCTACCGACTTTCCTGATATCGGGTGGGGGGAGCAAGCCAAAAGTACTCCCCATCGACCCGACTCTCACACAGCTCTTTGAGCAATACTTCGAGTCGTTACCTGTTGGATCGCTTGAGAGAGAGACGATCAACAGCATGAAAACCCATCAAAGGCATTTAGAGCGGCTCTTGGGAAAGAAGTTACGTACGTCGGAAATGACCACTGAGGTTCTCCAGAAGTATGTCAACGCACGCGCCCTCGAAGATGTGACGTCAGATACAATCAAGAAGCCGATAGTCACGCTGCGGGCAGTTTGGAACCGCATTCTTAAGAAGCCATTCCCCAAAGGCATTACTTATCCGAAATCTAAAGAGCGGCCTCCGTACCAATCCTTGAAAGAAGTTCAAAGGGGAGGAGATTGGGACTCTCTGTACCTCACATCCGATGAAGTAGATGAGCTATTGGGCTATGTGCGGGCTACAGCTCGGCATCCGTTTGTATTTCCTCTCATCTGCTTTGCAGCACACACAGGAGCTAGACGGGCTGAAATCCTCCGCTGCCTAAAGTCAGACGTAAACCTGGAGCAAAGGATCGTCACGTTACGAGAACGTAAGAAATCCCATAGTACACGAACGACCCGGAGAGTCCCGCTTTCTCCACTCTTGGCTGATGCACTAGGAAAATGGCTGGATGCTCACCCAGGAACTAACCATCTTTTCGCAATCTCGGAAATGGAGCGAAGCAAGAAATCCGGTGTGCGGCCAATGACACGCGATGAAGCTCACGACCATTTAAAACGTGCCCTCAAAGGTAGCAAGTGGGAGGTGATCAAGGGATTCCACACATTCCGGCACTCATTTATTTCCGCACTTGCCAGTAAAGGAGTGGACCAGCGTATCATTGATGAGTTTGTTGGTCACCAGACGGAAGAACAACGGAGACGTTATCGACACCTTTACCCGGATGTCACGCGGAACGCTCTGATGCTGGCATTTGGAACACAGGTAGGCCATCTGAAAGGTAAAGTTAGACTTCGTTCTGGCAAGTAATCTTATTATCATTCCTCCTTTTCCATGTGAAGAGTGCTGCTCTAACTAAACCCTTACATATTCAAGTAGATGAACGAATCACCTATTTGGTGCAAGAAGTCGCGGGTTCAAATCCCGCTAACCCGGAGGTCGAATGACTCTGTGCCCCGACATCCTGCACGATCCACCCTTGAGCTTCGTAATGACGAATCGCCCAAGCAACCGTGTACTCCTCTATGATCTTGCGTAGTCCAACGAAATGATCCCGCCTTCCTGAGGGAGTATGGAAAACGTGGCGTTAAGCATCGCACCGTCGAAGTCAACAACAGCCTTCATTTCCAGCTTCCAGTGTCAACTTCCCGAACTGGCGACCTCTACTACACGTGAATTCCTTCAAGCAGCTTGGGTATAGCCGACTTACGGATTGCCTCGATCACAGTTTTTGACGACTTCCACGACTCACCCGGAA
Proteins encoded in this window:
- a CDS encoding adenine phosphoribosyltransferase: MDLKHFVRDVQDFPKPGILFKDITPLLSNPEAFSFAVEQLAKKYQHTKVDAIAAAEARGFLLAAPLAYLLKKPLIPLRKPGKLPYATTSYSYDLEYGSASLHMHVDAIKPGDHVLLVDDVLATGGTMQAACKLVEQAKGKVAGCAFLIELSFLEGAGKLPGYELYCLLSY
- a CDS encoding GNAT family N-acetyltransferase gives rise to the protein MSLQIRQAVVSDAEVIADFNSRLAMESEGKTLDQKTLLPGVQALLQDANKGIYYLACDEAGEAIGQIMHTYEWSDWRNGWFWWIQSVYVVAEHRGRGVFTTLFEHVREQARRQGNVIGIRLYVEDNNTRAHKVYERTGFESAGYFVLECGV
- a CDS encoding PQQ-like beta-propeller repeat protein — translated: MRWYFTLAAVISLVTVLQAADWPQWRGPERTGISQEKNLLQEWSKEGPPLAWKSTGLGTGYSSPTIANGRIYLQTTRDKVEYCIALNEQDGKQIWSTVIGKVGANQGPQYPGTRASVTVDTDRLYCLASDGEICCLSATDGSIKWQKHCRKDFEGKPGQWAYSESLLVDDDRVICTPGGESASMVALNKMTGEVIWKSAIPEIGTAEYSSIMAANLSGSRQYVTFLRKGIVGVDAVTGKLVWKYSKTVDMGANILTPIIHENKVFSSGSRTGGAVVEIVKQGENVNAKEVYFNNKLSPSIGGAVLVDGHLYGSNSQGVFCADFSTGEIKWSNRSVGASSVCYADGRVYLRGHTTGEMAIIEPNPQAYTEHGRFKQPERSKIQAWPHPVIANGCLYLRDQETLLCFRVAK
- a CDS encoding DUF1559 domain-containing protein, whose product is MSSKRSAFTLIELLVVIAIIVLLMAMLLPAIQRVRAASDQMISLSNLRQLGIAVHNAHGDYKKTPPMFGSYPAMLPNPTGVQGSVFYHLLPYIEADNIYKLGPDVARSYVLKIFKAPLDRSFGDGVFDLTSAMPSWWSASGTGNPIPPWATTGTSNTKWGLTSYAANWQVFGDLGAVFPSTIPDGMTNTIMFCEKYAVSSRPAGNPRYGANLWAYGVLPVTTNYTVDLPTDSLYVNGYWPRSGFVNRSGPVPTAWTGTEPWLCRCMVCAEFGVPDNNAHPLKTQSFTSNIICICLADGSARAVRNVGDKAWAEAETRNRGDITNLD
- a CDS encoding tyrosine-type recombinase/integrase — encoded protein: MAGQTLRNINLGILEMPDCDLPTFLISGGGSKPKVLPIDPTLTQLFEQYFESLPVGSLERETINSMKTHQRHLERLLGKKLRTSEMTTEVLQKYVNARALEDVTSDTIKKPIVTLRAVWNRILKKPFPKGITYPKSKERPPYQSLKEVQRGGDWDSLYLTSDEVDELLGYVRATARHPFVFPLICFAAHTGARRAEILRCLKSDVNLEQRIVTLRERKKSHSTRTTRRVPLSPLLADALGKWLDAHPGTNHLFAISEMERSKKSGVRPMTRDEAHDHLKRALKGSKWEVIKGFHTFRHSFISALASKGVDQRIIDEFVGHQTEEQRRRYRHLYPDVTRNALMLAFGTQVGHLKGKVRLRSGK